In Nicotiana tabacum cultivar K326 chromosome 17, ASM71507v2, whole genome shotgun sequence, one DNA window encodes the following:
- the LOC107811644 gene encoding pentatricopeptide repeat-containing protein At5g15280, mitochondrial-like, with protein sequence MLQPLLGLRKHKTHIKQVASLLFQFSSFPIKVQEFQQLTTKATYISQDSSSAIFSGVEKSVKFGSLSLLSNKGKILHHPFIKDCFFRLSEISPATVRRFWRVPLLNPHDVLEILLGFQNDSGNFEVEVKKIESLWGIYWWTSEQSRNFKHLPKASEIIASMLVHARLFKEVECLVSLLDSQGTFLDNHEVYGNLIEVFVVDHRLEKAITCYDRMRMRGLSPSISCYGVLLDFLIQINDTQLAFQIYGDAIDIGLGRSVSEGGIYEGVIRLLCADAKVQDARNLVKKALAFGIEPNHLVLHSIATGYCGKRDYDDLLSFFVEISCMPDVTIVNKLIHSVCGRFGFASGNSYVLKLDQLGFSMNEITFGILIGWACREGRLKDAFFYLSEILSRNLKPHIYSYDAILSGLFKEGMWKHYRDILQEMDDQEVEPQLSTFRVLLAGFCKARQFDEVNVVVSKMVDRGLYQLSPTDDPLSGAFRFLGLNSSAVKIRRDNDTRFHKAEFFDNLGNGLYLDTDLEQYERAIDKVLNDAMLPDFNSFVWNDYMKKDVKNAVMMVDQIICWGQEISLGALDAVVNELCASSIYIKTISGLLEKVSNLTYKLDQETLNKLVQKYSKKGSVHRARAILHGMLGRHIRLDSETHTALLLGLCKKGDLRGLTAYWNLARNNNWLPELEGGKALFSRLCKRRQLNEALELFKTLLSLYPNEVHDAFHVFLEELSAEGFTSAAKVLAKEILSQGSILSHSAHSHLILEFCKWRSFREAAVVCDSMLAKDWIPPLGASVQLIPQLCRSGIFDKAVALKDICLRNQPSAVLPLHSALIHGYFKSGRSREANSVLQETLAKELFLSAEIYDVLFQGYCQVKKRKKVEELLGVVIRKNLGISVASYRNIVRLMCTEGKVSIALCLKEHILKQSNPPTAVIYNILIYSLFSVNETSVVNTLVHELLGKGLQLDEVTYNYLVQGFCRCKDLSSATRYLKAMMEKDLRPSNRSLREVIKCLCCYEELEAALTLSKEMEFRGWNHGSVIQINIVETLLSHGKLSEAINFLDRMAIKGLIPESIDYNYLIKRLCQHRRVYKSVDLMDIMLRKGNVPESSSFDYVIQSFCTWCKLDVALNFHTEMLCRNQRPSINTWSILIKSLSEGGQLEEAEKQLDSMIQIGEIPSRETYSLLINMYRSQNNLNKASELLHSMQRCGYEPDFETHWSLISNLRDSSDSINNGKQNGGFLSRFLSEVGFARKNKGG encoded by the coding sequence ATGCTTCAACCTCTCCTTGGACTCCGAAAACACAAAACTCACATCAAACAGGTTGCTTCACTTCTCTTTCAGTTTTCTTCTTTTCCCATCAAAGTTCAAGAGTTTCAGCAACTTACTACAAAAGCAACATATATTAGCCAAGATTCATCTTCAGCTATATTCTCTGGTGTTGAAAAATCTGTAAAGTTTGGGTCTTTAAGCTTGTTGAGTAATAAAGGTAAGATTTTGCACCACCCCTTTATTAAAGATTGCTTTTTTAGGCTCTCTGAGATCTCCCCTGCAACTGTTCGTAGGTTTTGGAGAGTTCCTTTGTTGAATCCTCATGATGTTCTTGAAATTTTGTTGGGTTTTCAAAATGATAGTGGGAATTTTGAGGTTGAGGTTAAAAAAATTGAATCTTTATGGGGAATTTATTGGTGGACTAGCGAGCAAAGTAGGAATTTTAAGCATCTTCCTAAGGCCTCTGAGATTATTGCCTCAATGCTTGTCCATGCCCGGTTGTTTAAGGAAGTTGAATGCTTGGTTTCATTGTTGGATAGCCAAGGAACTTTCTTGGATAATCATGAGGTTTACGGTAATCTAATTGAAGTGTTTGTGGTTGATCATCGATTAGAGAAAGCTATTACATGTTATGATCGAATGAGGATGCGAGGCTTATCCCCATCGATTTCATGTTATGGGGTTCTCCTCGATTTCTTGATTCAAATAAATGATACACAATTGGCATTTCAAATTTATGGTGATGCTATAGATATTGGCTTAGGAAGGAGTGTATCTGAAGGGGGCATTTATGAGGGTGTTATTAGACTTTTATGTGCCGATGCAAAAGTTCAGGATGCCAGGAATCTGGTTAAGAAGGCCCTGGCTTTTGGAATTGAACCTAATCATTTAGTCCTCCATTCAATTGCTACCGGTTATTGTGGTAAACGAGATTATGATGATCTGCTGAGTTTCTTTGTTGAGATTAGTTGTATGCCTGATGTAACCATAGTCAATAAGCTCATACACTCTGTGTGTGGACGGTTTGGCTTTGCGAGTGGGAACTCGTATGTGCTGAAGTTAGATCAATTGGGTTTTTCTATGAATGAAATAACATTTGGGATTTTGATTGGATGGGCTTGTCGTGAAGGAAGACTGAAGGATGCCTTCTTTTATCTCTCAGAGATCCTGTCGAGAAATCTAAAGCCTCATATATATTCCTATGATGCTATTCTCAGTGGGCTTTTCAAGGAGGGTATGTGGAAGCACTACCGAGATATTCTTCAAGAAATGGATGATCAGGAGGTGGAGCCTCAATTATCAACTTTCAGGGTTCTTTTAGCTGGGTTTTGTAAAGCTAGGCAATTTGATGAAGTGAACGTAGTGGTTTCAAAGATGGTAGATCGTGGCTTGTACCAACTATCACCTACAGACGATCCACTTTCCGGAGCATTTAGATTCTTAGGACTCAACTCTTCTGCTGTGAAAATCAGAAGAGACAATGATACAAGATTTCATAAAGCAGAATTCTTTGATAATCTCGGCAATGGGCTTTATCTGGACACAGATCTGGAACAGTATGAGAGAGCTATTGATAAAGTCCTTAATGATGCCATGCTTCCTGATTTTAACTCCTTTGTATGGAACGATTACATGAAAAAAGACGTGAAAAATGCCGTGATGATGGTGGATCAAATAATTTGTTGGGGCCAAGAAATATCCTTAGGTGCTCTGGATGCCGTAGTGAACGAGCTTTGTGCATCTAGCATTTATATTAAGACCATATCTGGTCTGTTGGAGAAAGTTTCAAATTTGACATATAAGCTTGATCAAGAAACTTTGAATAAGCTTGTTCAGAAATACAGCAAAAAGGGATCTGTGCACAGGGCAAGAGCGATTTTGCATGGCATGCTAGGAAGACATATAAGACTTGATAGTGAAACTCATACTGCTCTGCTACTGGGCTTATGCAAGAAAGGTGATCTGAGAGGTCTAACTGCTTATTGGAACCTTGCACGAAATAATAACTGGTTACCTGAGTTGGAGGGTGGGAAAGCACTCTTCAGTCGCCTATGCAAGCGAAGACAGCTTAATGAAGCACTGGAGCTTTTTAAAACCTTGCTGTCGCTCTACCCTAATGAAGTACATGATGCTTTTCATGTGTTCCTTGAAGAGCTCAGTGCTGAAGGGTTCACAAGTGCTGCCAAGGTTCTGGCAAAGGAAATCCTAAGCCAGGGAAGTATTTTGAGTCACTCGGCTCATAGCCATCTTATTCTAGAGTTTTGTAAATGGAGAAGTTTTCGAGAAGCTGCTGTTGTTTGTGATAGCATGCTTGCTAAGGACTGGATCCCGCCTTTGGGTGCATCTGTTCAATTAATTCCTCAGCTGTGTAGGTCTGGTATTTTTGACAAAGCTGTTGCGCTGAAAGATATTTGTTTAAGAAACCAGCCATCTGCTGTGCTTCCTTTACACTCTGCTTTAATTCATGGTTATTTCAAGTCGGGGAGGAGCAGAGAAGCAAACAGTGTCTTGCAAGAGACATTGGCAAAGGAACTATTTCTGAGTGCGGAAATTTATGATGTTCTGTTTCAAGGCTACTGTCAAGttaaaaagaggaagaaagtcGAGGAGCTGCTTGGTGTCGTGATAAGGAAGAACTTAGGTATCAGTGTCGCAAGTTACCGCAATATAGTGCGGCTGATGTGTACAGAAGGCAAGGTATCTATAGCATTATGCCTGAAAGAACATATACTTAAACAAAGCAACCCTCCTACTGCCGTGATTTataatattttgatttattccctttTCTCAGTTAACGAAACATCAGTTGTTAATACTCTTGTACATGAGCTCCTAGGTAAAGGACTGCAGCTAGATGAGGTGACTTACAATTATCTTGTTCAAGGGTTCTGTCGGTGTAAAGATTTGTCATCCGCCACACGATATCTAAAAGCTATGATGGAGAAAGATCTGAGGCCAAGTAACCGTAGTTTGAGAGAGGTGATAAAGTGCCTTTGTTGTTATGAGGAGCTTGAAGCAGCTTTAACCTTGAGCAAGGAAATGGAGTTTAGAGGTTGGAATCATGGTTCAGTCATTCAAATTAATATAGTGGAGACCCTTCTTTCTCATGGTAAGCTAAGTGAAGCCATAAACTTTTTGGACCGGATGGCAATAAAAGGCCTCATTCCTGAAAGTATTGATTATAATTATCTGATTAAGCGACTTTGTCAGCACAGAAGGGTATATAAATCAGTAGATCTTATGGACATTATGTTGAGAAAAGGGAATGTGCCAGAGTCTAGCAGTTTCGATTATGTGATTCAAAGTTTCTGTACTTGGTGTAAACTGGATGTAGCGCTGAATTTCCATACAGAGATGTTATGTAGAAATCAAAGGCCTAGCATAAACACTTGGAGCATTCTAATCAAGAGCTTAAGTGAAGGAGGACAACTTGAAGAGGCAGAAAAGCAACTTGATTCAATGATTCAGATTGGTGAAATCCCGAGCAGGGAAACGTATTCATTGCTGATCAACATGTATCGCTCCCAGAACAATCTTAACAAGGCATCTGAGCTCCTACATTCTATGCAACGATGTGGATATGAACCTGATTTTGAAACTCATTGGTCTCTGATAAGCAATTTGAGGGATTCAAGTGATAGTATAAATAATGGCAAGCAAAATGGGGGATTTTTGTCCAGATTTCTTTCTGAAGTCGGATTTGCTAGGAAGAATAAAGGGGGATGA